A region of Diceros bicornis minor isolate mBicDic1 chromosome 31, mDicBic1.mat.cur, whole genome shotgun sequence DNA encodes the following proteins:
- the LOC131395065 gene encoding bone marrow proteoglycan-like, producing the protein MRLPLLLALLFGAVSALHLRTETSNFENTLGEATLPQDGEMPKRVAIEAAVEGLMLPEEEEEGCSGSEDAPEEEGAVQSVSALGEVDKDFQCPKEEDTVKLVGIPGCKTCGLVLVKKARRFKEAQYTCRRCYRGNLVSIHNRHFNNRVWRSVRGINRAQVWIGGAVTRAGHCRRFYWMDGSAWNFWYWARGQPAAYGGHCVSMYTQGGRWRRSSCNRSLPFICYH; encoded by the exons ATGAGACTCCCCCTACTTCTGGCTCTTCTATTTGGGGCAGTTTCAGCTCTTCATCTGA GGACTGAAACGTCCAACTTTGAGAACACCTTGGGAGAGGCGACCCTACCTCAGGATGGGGAGATGCCCAAACGTGTGGCAATAGAGGCTGCTGTGGAGGGACTGATGCtgccagaggaagaggaggaagggtgCTCTGGAAGTGAAGACGCCCCTGAGGAAGAGGGGGCTGTCCAGTCTGTCTCAGCCCTAGGTGAGGTGGACAAGGATTTTCAGTGCCCCAAGGAAGAAGATACAGTAAAACTGGTGGGCATCCCTGGATGCAAGACCTGCGGCTTAGTTCTTGTGAAGAAGGCGAGGAGGTTTAAGGAAGCTCAG TATACTTGCCGGAGGTGCTACCGGGGCAACCTTGTCTCCATCCACAACCGCCACTTTAACAACCGCGTCTGGCGCTCAGTCAGAGGCATCAACCGGGCTCAAGTCTGGATTGGAGGCGCAGTCACACGTGCA gGTCACTGCAGGCGCTTCTACTGGATGGACGGGAGTGCCTGGAACTTTTGGTACTGGGCTCGCGGCCAGCCTGCTGCCTATGGTGGCCACTGTGTGTCCATGTATACCCAAG GAGGCCGCTGGAGACGATCTTCTTGCAACAGGTCGCTCCCCTTCATCTGTTACCACTGA
- the PRG3 gene encoding proteoglycan 3: MKFPLLLPLLLLWTVSGLQLENDAPHLDIRETQADLIHDLEGSGEQEEELALAEEVIPSDREEAEASGYHDTFEDEEATELDPAALDEDLQCPREEETVQVPAHAGCKTCCYLLVQTPKTFTEAQNVCKNCYRGNLVSIHSYSFNYGLWWSARRFNQAKVWIGAIMKGWFLWKRFRWTDGSRWNFAYWAPGQPRNGKGHCVALCIKGGQWRRTACKKRLPFICSI; the protein is encoded by the exons ATGAAATTCCCCCTGCTGCTGCCCCTTCTCCTGCTGTGGACAGTTTCGGGTCTTCAGCTGG AGAATGATGCCCCCCATTTGGACATCCGAGAGACACAGGCAGACCTGATCCATGATCTGGAAGGCTCAGGGGAGCAGGAGGAAGAGTTGGCCCTGGCCGAGGAGGTGATTCCATCAGACAGAGAGGAGGCTGAGGCTTCTGGCTATCATGACACCTTTGAGGATGAGGAGGCCACAGAGTTGGACCCAGCTGCCCTAGATGAAGACTTGCAGTGCCCCAGGGAAGAGGAAACAGTTCAAGTGCCAGCCCATGCTGGGTGTAAGACCTGCTGCTACCTGTTGGTGCAGACCCCCAAGACATTTACAGAAGCTCAG AATGTCTGCAAGAATTGCTACCGAGGCAACCTCGTTTCCATCCACAGCTACAGCTTCAACTATGGCCTCTGGTGGTCAGCCAGGAGGTTCAACCAAGCCAAGGTCTGGATTGGAGCCATCATGAAAGGCTGG TTCCTGTGGAAGAGATTTCGCTGGACAGATGGGAGCAGATGGAATTTTGCATACTGGGCTCCAGGGCAGCCTAGGAATGGGAAAGGACACTGTGTCGCTCTATGCATCAAAG GGGGTCAATGGCGACGAACTGCCTGCAAAAAGCGTCTGCCCTTCATCTGCTCCATCTAA